One genomic window of Solanum stenotomum isolate F172 chromosome 9, ASM1918654v1, whole genome shotgun sequence includes the following:
- the LOC125876179 gene encoding transcription factor PIF4-like, which yields MNPCLPEWNIETELPVPHQKKPMGFDHELVELLWRNGEVVLHSQTHKKQPGYDPNECRQFNKHDQPTIRVAGNQTNLIQDDETVSWLNCPIDDSFDKEFCSPFLSDISTNPHLGEEPDKSIRQSEDNNKVFKLDPLEINHVLLQSHHSGFNPNPMPPPRFHNFGSAQQKHHIVGGNQKGVNFPPPIRSSNVQLGGKEDRSNLMLLDIKEGSVMTVGSSHCGSNQVDTSRFSSSANRGLSAAMITDYTGKISPQSDTMDRDTFEPANTSSSSGRSGSSYARACNQSTATNSQGHKRKGRDGEEPECQSKADELESAGGNKSAQKSGTARRSRAAEVHNLSERRRRDRINEKMKALQELLPHSTKTDKASMLDEAIEYLKSLQMQLQMMWMGSGMASMMFPGVQHYMSRMGMGMGPPSVPSMHNAMHLARLPLVDPSIPLTQAAPNNQAAVMCQNSMLNQVNYQRHLQNPNFPDQYASYMGFHPLQGTSQPINIFGLGSHTAQRSQQLPHPTNSNAPAT from the exons ATGAATCCATGTCTTCCTGAATGGAATATTGAGACTGAACTTCCTGTTCCACATCAAAAGAAGCCTATGGG ATTTGATCATGAGCTAGTGGAGTTGTTGTGGCGAAACGGGGAGGTAGTATTACATAGCCAAACACATAAAAAGCAGCCAGGCTATGATCCTAATGAATGCAGACAGTTCAACAAACATGATCAACCAACAATAAGAGTTGCTGGAAATCAGACTAATTTGATTCAAGATGATGAAACTGTCTCGTGGCTAAACTGCCCTATCGATGATTCGTTTGACAAAGAATTTTGTTCCCCTTTCTTATCTGATATTTCAACAAATCCTCACCTAGGGGAGGAACCTGATAAGTCAATTAGGCAATCAGAGGACAATAATAAGGTTTTCAAGCTTGATCCTTTAGAGATCAACCATGTTCTTCTGCAATCACATCATTCTGGTTTCAATCCAAATCCAATGCCACCTCCAAGATTTCACAACTTTGGATCAGCACAACAGAAACATCATATAGTAGGGGGGAATCAGAAAGGTGTTAACTTTCCTCCACCGATAAGGTCATCCAATGTGCAGCTTGGTGGCAAAGAAGATAGAAGCAATCTGATGCTGCTAGATATCAAAGAGGGGTCTGTGATGACAGTTGGTTCAAGCCACTGTGGCAGCAATCAAGTTGATACTAGCCGGTTTTCAAGTAGTGCAAATAGAGGGTTGTCTGCAGCAATGATCACTGATTATACCGGAAAAATCAGTCCACAAAGTGATACAATGGACCGAGACACATTTGAACCAGCTAATACATCTTCGTCTTCAGGAAGATCGGGTAGTAGTTATGCAAGAGCATGCAATCAATCTACAGCGACCAATAGCCAGGGCCACAAAAGGAAGGGTAGAGACGGTGAAGAACCAGAATGCCAGAGTAAA GCTGATGAGCTAGAATCAGCTGGAGGAAACAAGTCAGCCCAAAAATCTGGAACTGCCCGAAGGAGCCGTGCTGCAGAAGTGCATAATCTCTCTGAAAGG AGACGGAGGGACAGAATCAATGAGAAAATGAAGGCCTTGCAAGAGCTTCTTCCTCACTCTACTAAG ACAGACAAAGCATCAATGTTGGATGAGGCTATTGAATACTTGAAGTCACTTCAGATGCAACTGCAG ATGATGTGGATGGGAAGTGGCATGGCATCAATGATGTTTCCTGGTGTCCAACACTACATGTCAAGAATGGGAATGGGGATGGGTCCGCCTTCGGTGCCTTCCATGCACAATGCTATGCATTTAGCTAGGCTTCCTTTGGTTGATCCATCAATCCCTTTGACACAAGCTGCTCCTAATAATCAAGCAGCTGTAATGTGCCAGAATTCAATGTTGAATCAAGTTAACTATCAACGCCATTTGCAGAATCCCAATTTTCCAGATCAATATGCTAGTTACATGGGGTTCCATCCACTTCAAGGCACTTCTCAG CCTATAAACATTTTTGGCTTAGGTTCACATACAGCACAGCGAAGTCAACAGTTACCGCATCCAACTAATAGTAATGCACCCGCCACTTGA